The following proteins are encoded in a genomic region of Thioclava nitratireducens:
- a CDS encoding tetratricopeptide repeat protein: MIPKRRGLILAALTVTALAACNPGGLSAEKRGAFAPGTNPGAEAVDGLLVGHRLMEAGEYELALKAYYRAAGQHGATAEILSGVGSADLKLGRLNQAEQMLRRATEADRTFVPAWNNLGVVLMERGKYAEAARVFKLAFALDSGQSDAIKQNLTRALAKIEEPGYAAPQDKQFTLVRKGVGDYLLLTKH, from the coding sequence ATGATCCCGAAGCGCCGCGGCCTGATACTGGCCGCGCTGACAGTAACCGCACTGGCCGCCTGCAACCCGGGCGGCCTTTCGGCTGAGAAACGGGGCGCTTTCGCCCCCGGCACCAACCCCGGAGCGGAGGCGGTCGACGGGCTTCTGGTCGGCCACCGGCTGATGGAAGCGGGTGAATACGAGCTTGCCCTGAAAGCCTATTACCGCGCGGCAGGCCAGCATGGCGCCACGGCGGAAATCCTCTCGGGCGTGGGCTCGGCCGACCTGAAGCTCGGGCGTCTCAACCAGGCGGAACAGATGCTGCGCCGGGCGACCGAAGCCGATCGGACCTTCGTGCCGGCGTGGAACAACCTCGGCGTCGTTCTGATGGAGCGCGGCAAATACGCCGAAGCCGCCCGCGTCTTCAAACTGGCCTTCGCGCTGGACAGTGGCCAATCGGACGCGATCAAGCAAAACCTCACGCGGGCGCTCGCAAAAATCGAGGAGCCGGGTTACGCTGCGCCACAGGACAAGCAGTTCACGCTCGTCAGGAAAGGGGTCGGTGACTACCTGCTGCTGACGAAGCACTGA
- a CDS encoding CpaF family protein translates to MGPAKVAADPVAVDKEKKRKQRLQELKVELHKRLLENLNLAALEHASERELRAEIADITAEAMTELSVALNAQDRQALQQELYDEVMGLGPLEPLLKDDTVNDILVNGPQQIFIERNGKLELSDITFKDERHLLRIIDKIVSAVGRRVDESNPYVDARLADGSRFNAMVPPIAVDGSLVSIRKFKKDKLGIDDLVSYGAFTEEIAAYLQAAVATRLNVIVSGGTGSGKTTTLNALSSFIDNSERILTIEDTAELQLQQTHVGRMESRPPNVEGKGAVTQRDCLRNALRMRPDRIIVGETRGEEVIDMLQAMNTGHDGSMTTIHANSARDGVARLENMISMSGIEMPMKAMRSQIASAVNLIVQASRLQDGSRRMVSVTEITGMEGDVISMQEVFRYERLGLAPDGKIIGRFTATGVRSHYSDRFRQWGYDLPASIYEPVQD, encoded by the coding sequence ATGGGCCCAGCGAAGGTTGCTGCCGACCCGGTGGCCGTCGACAAGGAAAAGAAACGCAAACAGCGCCTTCAGGAACTCAAGGTGGAGCTGCACAAGCGGCTGCTGGAGAACCTGAACCTCGCCGCACTTGAGCACGCCTCCGAACGCGAGCTGCGCGCCGAGATCGCCGACATCACCGCCGAGGCGATGACCGAGCTTTCGGTCGCGCTTAACGCGCAGGACCGCCAGGCGCTGCAACAAGAGCTTTACGACGAGGTCATGGGGCTCGGTCCGCTCGAGCCGCTTCTGAAGGACGACACCGTCAACGATATTCTCGTGAACGGCCCGCAGCAGATCTTCATCGAGCGCAATGGCAAGCTCGAACTGAGCGACATCACCTTCAAGGACGAACGCCACCTGCTGCGCATCATCGACAAGATCGTGTCGGCCGTGGGCCGTCGCGTCGATGAATCGAACCCTTATGTGGACGCGCGTCTCGCCGATGGCTCGCGCTTCAACGCGATGGTGCCGCCGATCGCGGTGGACGGCTCGCTCGTCTCCATTCGTAAGTTCAAGAAGGACAAGCTGGGGATTGACGATCTCGTCAGTTACGGCGCCTTCACCGAGGAAATCGCGGCCTATCTGCAAGCCGCCGTCGCGACCCGTCTCAACGTGATCGTCTCGGGCGGGACGGGTTCAGGTAAAACGACGACCCTGAACGCGCTTTCCTCATTCATCGACAACTCCGAGCGCATCCTGACGATCGAGGATACGGCGGAACTTCAGCTGCAACAGACCCATGTGGGCCGGATGGAAAGCCGCCCGCCGAACGTCGAAGGCAAGGGTGCGGTCACCCAGCGCGACTGTCTCAGGAACGCGCTGCGGATGCGTCCCGACCGGATCATCGTCGGCGAAACGCGCGGCGAGGAAGTCATCGACATGCTGCAGGCCATGAACACGGGCCACGACGGCTCGATGACCACAATTCACGCGAACTCCGCCCGCGATGGCGTGGCGCGTCTGGAGAACATGATCTCGATGTCGGGCATCGAGATGCCGATGAAGGCGATGCGCAGCCAGATCGCTTCGGCTGTGAACCTGATCGTGCAGGCCTCGCGTCTGCAGGACGGCTCGCGCCGCATGGTTTCGGTCACCGAAATCACCGGCATGGAAGGCGACGTGATCTCGATGCAGGAAGTCTTCCGCTACGAGCGTCTCGGGCTTGCCCCCGACGGCAAGATCATCGGCCGCTTCACCGCGACCGGCGTGCGCTCTCATTATTCCGATCGGTTCCGGCAATGGGGCTACGACCTGCCGGCGTCGATCTACGAACCCGTGCAGGACTAA
- a CDS encoding chorismate mutase, protein MKTPSELHSMEELRVAIDALDRELVEMLAARTRLIARAAELKQENGWPARIPDRVEDVVSKVRAAAEPAGLDPDLADRLWREMIEHFIGQEEQVLGKGDPDERHDH, encoded by the coding sequence ATGAAAACCCCGTCCGAACTACACTCGATGGAAGAGCTGCGCGTCGCGATCGATGCGCTCGACCGGGAGCTGGTCGAAATGCTCGCCGCGCGCACCCGGCTGATCGCCCGTGCGGCGGAACTCAAACAGGAAAATGGCTGGCCTGCACGCATCCCCGACCGGGTCGAGGACGTGGTCTCGAAGGTGCGCGCCGCAGCGGAGCCTGCCGGGCTCGATCCCGATCTCGCCGACCGCCTCTGGCGCGAGATGATCGAGCATTTCATCGGGCAGGAAGAACAGGTTCTGGGCAAGGGAGATCCCGATGAGCGCCACGATCATTGA
- a CDS encoding bifunctional 5,10-methylenetetrahydrofolate dehydrogenase/5,10-methenyltetrahydrofolate cyclohydrolase, giving the protein MSATIIDGKAFAQGKLDETYAEAQRLSEAGWAPCLVSISVGDVAAAELYVRNQRKYAEKAGVAFEVRNYPETISLEQLQGVLAGLNADPRVNGIIIQRPLPAHIPVKALQKAVHPLKDVEGMHPSSIGNIVYNELELGPCTAVAAVEILKSLPLQTEGLNVCVIGHSEIVGKPIAFLMMGLGATVTVCHHMTRQVSVHSRAADAVFVAVGKPGLVHGEMLKPGAALIDIGINRVEGRAVGDADFDSCAEVAGWITPVPGGVGPVTVSTLMNNAVRATRMQMDHYRATFAAAE; this is encoded by the coding sequence ATGAGCGCCACGATCATTGACGGCAAGGCGTTTGCGCAGGGCAAGCTGGACGAGACCTATGCCGAGGCGCAGCGGCTCTCGGAGGCAGGCTGGGCGCCGTGCCTCGTCTCGATCTCGGTAGGTGACGTCGCCGCCGCCGAACTCTATGTGCGCAACCAGAGGAAATATGCCGAGAAAGCCGGCGTGGCCTTCGAGGTGCGCAACTACCCCGAGACGATCAGCCTCGAACAGCTTCAGGGCGTGCTGGCCGGGCTGAACGCCGATCCGCGCGTCAACGGCATCATCATCCAGCGCCCGCTGCCCGCACATATCCCGGTCAAGGCGCTGCAAAAGGCGGTGCATCCGCTCAAGGATGTGGAGGGGATGCATCCGTCCTCGATCGGCAACATCGTCTATAACGAGCTGGAACTGGGCCCCTGCACCGCCGTCGCTGCGGTTGAGATCCTGAAATCCCTGCCGCTCCAGACCGAAGGGCTCAATGTCTGCGTGATCGGCCACTCCGAGATCGTGGGCAAGCCGATCGCCTTCCTGATGATGGGGCTCGGCGCCACCGTCACGGTGTGTCACCACATGACGCGGCAGGTCTCGGTGCATTCGCGCGCCGCAGACGCCGTTTTCGTCGCTGTGGGAAAGCCGGGGCTGGTGCACGGCGAAATGCTCAAGCCCGGCGCGGCCCTGATCGATATCGGCATCAACCGGGTCGAGGGGCGCGCCGTGGGCGACGCCGATTTCGACAGCTGCGCCGAGGTGGCGGGCTGGATCACGCCCGTCCCAGGCGGGGTGGGGCCGGTCACGGTCTCGACGCTGATGAACAACGCGGTCCGCGCGACCCGCATGCAGATGGACCATTACCGCGCGACCTTCGCGGCGGCGGAGTGA
- the folD gene encoding bifunctional methylenetetrahydrofolate dehydrogenase/methenyltetrahydrofolate cyclohydrolase FolD codes for MTATIIDGKAFAASVREKVAEHVTRLQEEHGITPGLAVVLVGEDPASQVYVRNKGKQTLEAGMNSYEHKLPVETSEADLLALVEKLNADPAVHGILVQLPLPDHIDEEKVINSITPAKDVDGFHILNVGLLGTGQKSMVPCTPLGCLMMLRDQLGSLSGLNAVVVGRSNIVGKPMAQLLLRDSCTVTIAHSRTKNLADVCRGADILVAAVGRPRMIPGDWVKPGATVIDVGINRIDAPEKGEGKTRLVGDVDFDSAKEVAGAITPVPGGVGPMTIACLLANTVTACCRANNLPEPEGLTA; via the coding sequence ATGACGGCGACGATCATCGACGGGAAGGCCTTCGCAGCGAGCGTGCGCGAGAAGGTGGCCGAGCATGTCACCCGGCTGCAGGAGGAACACGGCATCACGCCGGGCCTCGCGGTGGTTCTGGTGGGCGAAGACCCGGCCAGTCAGGTCTATGTCCGAAACAAGGGCAAGCAGACCCTTGAAGCCGGGATGAACTCCTACGAGCACAAGCTGCCCGTCGAGACCTCCGAGGCCGATCTGCTTGCGCTGGTCGAGAAGCTGAACGCCGATCCGGCGGTGCATGGCATCCTCGTGCAGCTACCGCTGCCCGATCACATCGACGAGGAGAAGGTGATCAATTCGATCACCCCCGCGAAGGATGTCGACGGCTTCCATATCCTCAATGTGGGCCTTCTCGGCACCGGGCAGAAATCGATGGTACCCTGCACGCCGCTGGGCTGCCTGATGATGCTGCGCGATCAACTGGGTAGCCTCTCGGGGCTGAACGCCGTCGTGGTGGGGCGCTCCAACATCGTCGGCAAGCCGATGGCGCAACTGCTGCTGCGCGACAGCTGCACCGTCACCATCGCGCATAGCCGCACCAAGAACCTCGCGGATGTCTGTCGCGGCGCCGATATCCTTGTCGCGGCCGTGGGCCGTCCACGCATGATCCCGGGCGACTGGGTGAAGCCTGGCGCGACCGTGATCGATGTCGGCATAAACCGGATCGACGCGCCCGAGAAGGGCGAGGGCAAGACGCGGCTGGTCGGCGATGTCGATTTCGACAGCGCCAAGGAGGTCGCCGGCGCGATCACCCCGGTGCCAGGCGGCGTCGGGCCGATGACCATCGCCTGCCTGCTGGCCAACACGGTCACTGCCTGCTGCCGCGCGAACAATCTGCCCGAACCCGAGGGTTTGACTGCCTGA
- a CDS encoding ATPase, which yields MNMMTANVIAPVPPRALEETGLNVVVMRDILLKTMFRTNTDTASALSKLVCLPITMVQELIDMCRKHGLLEAMGTLHANSGGEMGFQLSDSGKARALDALAQSEYYGAMPVPLTIYREQVKRQSIRNIQLTRQQLLGAMGHLILPPDLIGQLGPAVSSGRSILMYGPPGNGKSSISNGIRDAIGDNIFIPRAVEYAGQIITVYDPIVHTPVPVEEDDPTALRKRGMQFDQRYVYCERPTVITGGELSLDMLDLKYNATARTYTAPLQFKSAGGVFIVDDLGRQAEPPQKLVNRWIVPLEENRDILSLQSGEKFEVPFDTLVIFSTNFHPNDIFDKAALRRIFFKIKIDGPNQSDYLKIFQMVAKKRQMPLDEKALLHLLKVKYPTIDNVYANYQPIFLIDQMISICEFEGIPYQMTPELVDRAWDNMFVKDEVIVH from the coding sequence ATGAACATGATGACCGCGAATGTCATCGCCCCTGTCCCGCCGCGCGCGCTGGAGGAAACGGGGCTAAATGTCGTGGTGATGCGCGACATCCTCCTGAAGACGATGTTCCGCACCAATACGGACACGGCCTCCGCGCTGTCGAAGCTGGTCTGCCTGCCGATTACCATGGTGCAGGAATTGATCGACATGTGCCGCAAGCACGGTCTGCTGGAGGCGATGGGCACGCTGCACGCCAATTCCGGCGGCGAGATGGGATTCCAGCTGTCCGATAGCGGCAAGGCCCGCGCGCTCGATGCGCTCGCACAGTCGGAATATTACGGCGCGATGCCTGTCCCGCTGACGATCTATCGCGAGCAGGTCAAGCGCCAGTCGATCCGCAACATCCAGCTGACCCGCCAGCAGCTTCTGGGCGCGATGGGCCACCTGATCCTGCCGCCCGACCTGATCGGCCAACTTGGTCCGGCGGTCTCCTCGGGGCGCTCGATCCTGATGTACGGTCCCCCCGGCAATGGCAAATCCTCGATCTCGAACGGTATCCGCGACGCGATCGGCGACAATATCTTCATTCCTCGCGCCGTCGAATATGCCGGTCAGATCATCACCGTCTACGACCCTATCGTACATACCCCCGTCCCCGTCGAGGAGGACGATCCCACCGCCCTGCGCAAGCGCGGGATGCAGTTCGATCAGCGCTACGTCTATTGCGAGCGCCCGACCGTGATTACCGGTGGTGAACTGTCGCTCGACATGCTCGATCTGAAATACAACGCGACCGCGCGCACCTATACCGCGCCGCTGCAGTTCAAATCGGCGGGCGGCGTCTTCATCGTGGACGACCTTGGCCGTCAGGCAGAGCCGCCGCAGAAGCTGGTGAACCGCTGGATCGTGCCGCTGGAAGAGAACCGCGATATCCTCTCGCTTCAGTCGGGCGAGAAGTTCGAGGTGCCCTTCGACACGCTGGTGATCTTCTCGACCAACTTCCACCCGAACGATATCTTCGACAAGGCGGCGCTGCGTCGTATCTTCTTCAAGATCAAGATCGACGGGCCGAACCAATCCGACTATCTCAAGATCTTCCAGATGGTGGCGAAGAAGCGGCAGATGCCACTGGATGAGAAAGCGCTGCTGCACCTGCTCAAGGTGAAATATCCCACCATCGACAATGTCTACGCCAATTATCAGCCGATCTTCTTGATCGACCAGATGATCTCGATCTGCGAATTCGAGGGCATCCCCTATCAGATGACACCGGAGCTGGTGGATCGCGCCTGGGACAACATGTTCGTGAAAGACGAGGTGATCGTCCACTGA
- a CDS encoding tetratricopeptide repeat protein, which translates to MRHPIFLAALAGCAMTLSGCMGNNSDAEVARAMKSVNAVDETNLTDIMLTVADPNEAVTYFTRLSNDHPDRIDAKRGLAKSLVRAQKPVQAVKVWQEVIAMPGATNDDRVSMAEAQIRSNDWSGAKATLDTVPPTHETYDRYRLEAMVADSEKKWKKADSFYETAAGLTTKPAGIYNNWGFSKLSRGDAAGAEKLFKEALTYDPTRFTTKNNLVLARASQGKYDLPVIDMTQTERAQLLYTAGLAAVKRGDVNIGKTLLQDAIDTNPQYFAEADRALKALDQGSSSALKG; encoded by the coding sequence ATGCGCCACCCGATCTTTCTGGCAGCCTTGGCTGGCTGTGCGATGACTCTCTCTGGCTGTATGGGCAATAACAGCGACGCCGAAGTCGCGCGCGCGATGAAAAGCGTGAATGCCGTCGACGAGACCAACCTCACCGACATCATGCTGACGGTCGCCGACCCGAACGAGGCCGTAACCTATTTCACCCGGCTGTCCAACGACCACCCCGACCGGATCGACGCCAAGCGCGGCCTCGCGAAATCGCTCGTGCGCGCTCAGAAGCCGGTGCAGGCCGTGAAGGTCTGGCAGGAGGTCATCGCCATGCCGGGCGCGACCAATGACGACCGCGTGTCGATGGCCGAGGCGCAGATCCGCTCCAATGACTGGTCCGGAGCGAAGGCGACGCTGGACACCGTGCCGCCGACCCACGAGACCTACGACCGCTACCGGCTTGAGGCGATGGTCGCCGATAGCGAGAAAAAGTGGAAGAAGGCCGACAGCTTCTACGAGACCGCGGCGGGCCTGACCACGAAGCCCGCGGGCATCTACAACAACTGGGGCTTTTCCAAGCTCAGCCGCGGCGATGCGGCGGGGGCCGAGAAACTGTTCAAGGAAGCGCTCACCTACGACCCGACGCGCTTCACCACGAAGAACAACCTCGTACTCGCCCGTGCGAGCCAAGGCAAATACGACCTGCCCGTGATCGACATGACCCAGACCGAGAGGGCGCAATTGCTCTATACGGCGGGTCTCGCGGCGGTGAAGCGCGGCGACGTCAATATCGGCAAGACGCTTCTGCAAGACGCGATCGACACCAATCCGCAATATTTCGCGGAGGCCGACCGGGCGCTGAAGGCGCTCGATCAGGGATCCTCGAGCGCGCTGAAGGGCTGA
- a CDS encoding type II secretion system F family protein, producing the protein MATPIIYLLIFVAVLLLVEGVYLLVFGKSISLNKRVNRRLEMLNKGERREEVLERLRKEASQHSDARSIPLYSLLADKAQKGNIAFSPMALIGIMAFACFAAFMALTLSSDAGIFIRIFLALFMGVGGVYFWVNSKAKKRMALMEEQLPDAVELMVRSLRVGHPLPSAIQAVAREIPDPLGTEFGIIADEAAYGRNVAEAISEMAERLDMQDLRFLAVAVSIQQTSGGNLAEVLDGLSKVIRSRFRLFRRVKAITAEPRWSGIFLSAFPVVVMVIIQVVSPDYYDEVKTTAAFIPAAIVVFLLLGANVIFMKVMTTIKV; encoded by the coding sequence ATGGCGACCCCCATTATCTACCTGCTGATCTTCGTCGCGGTTCTGCTGCTCGTCGAAGGCGTCTACCTGCTGGTCTTCGGCAAATCGATCTCGCTCAACAAGCGGGTCAATCGCCGCCTCGAGATGCTCAACAAGGGCGAACGGCGCGAAGAGGTGCTGGAGCGTCTGCGCAAGGAAGCGTCGCAGCATAGCGACGCGCGCTCGATCCCGCTCTATTCGCTGCTGGCAGACAAGGCGCAGAAGGGCAACATCGCGTTCTCGCCGATGGCGCTGATCGGCATCATGGCCTTCGCCTGCTTCGCCGCTTTCATGGCACTCACGCTGAGCTCGGATGCCGGCATCTTCATCCGCATCTTCCTCGCGCTGTTCATGGGCGTGGGCGGCGTTTATTTCTGGGTCAACTCGAAGGCCAAGAAACGCATGGCCCTGATGGAGGAGCAGCTACCCGACGCGGTGGAACTGATGGTGCGCTCGCTTCGCGTCGGCCACCCCCTGCCCTCCGCGATCCAGGCGGTCGCGCGCGAGATCCCGGATCCGCTGGGCACCGAATTCGGCATCATCGCCGACGAGGCGGCCTACGGTCGCAACGTGGCCGAGGCGATCTCGGAAATGGCGGAACGGCTCGACATGCAGGATCTGCGCTTCCTCGCGGTCGCCGTGTCGATCCAGCAGACCTCGGGCGGGAACCTCGCAGAGGTTCTCGACGGTCTGTCCAAGGTGATCCGCTCACGCTTCCGGCTGTTCCGCAGGGTGAAAGCGATTACCGCGGAGCCGCGCTGGTCGGGCATCTTCCTCTCGGCCTTCCCCGTCGTGGTGATGGTGATCATTCAGGTCGTCTCGCCCGACTATTACGACGAGGTCAAAACGACCGCCGCCTTCATTCCGGCCGCGATCGTGGTGTTCCTGCTGCTCGGCGCCAACGTGATCTTCATGAAGGTCATGACAACCATCAAGGTCTGA
- a CDS encoding type II secretion system F family protein produces the protein MDFAAINQMLIDALGPMGPMMALAGLGGLLVLAAVPALLKKREDPFDKIRGNAPRPPRQAPSTNNDSPSQKLRDTQNDKLQKYAAFLEPQNAEELSESRKWLQSAGYRGPNAVRTFHAVQFAAGIGLLALGSLYVVLYNSSAPEGQAMGMLGTVLWVLGPGGVGYYGPKYWVNKRVAARTDEMQNGFPDALDMLLVCVEAGQSLDQGIIRVSKELNKSYPALSEEFAMVAHEIKAGLDKATVLRNFGERSGVPDIASFVTVMIQSQQFGTSIAEALRLYAADMRDKRIMRAEEAANKIPTKMTLGTMMFTVPPLLIILVGPSIHDMLENFKNMGI, from the coding sequence ATGGATTTCGCTGCCATCAACCAGATGCTGATCGATGCGCTCGGGCCGATGGGTCCGATGATGGCGCTCGCAGGTCTTGGCGGGCTTCTCGTGCTCGCTGCAGTCCCCGCGCTCCTGAAGAAGCGCGAAGACCCCTTTGACAAGATCCGTGGCAATGCCCCGCGCCCGCCGCGTCAGGCACCCAGCACGAACAACGACAGCCCCAGCCAGAAGCTGCGCGACACGCAAAACGACAAACTGCAGAAATACGCGGCCTTCCTCGAACCGCAAAATGCCGAGGAACTGTCGGAGTCGCGCAAATGGCTGCAATCGGCCGGCTATCGCGGTCCGAATGCAGTGCGCACCTTCCACGCGGTTCAGTTCGCGGCTGGCATTGGCCTGCTCGCGCTCGGCTCGCTCTATGTCGTGCTCTACAACTCCAGCGCGCCCGAAGGGCAGGCGATGGGGATGCTGGGCACCGTGCTCTGGGTGCTCGGGCCCGGCGGCGTGGGCTATTACGGGCCGAAATACTGGGTGAACAAGCGCGTGGCAGCGCGCACCGACGAGATGCAGAACGGCTTCCCCGATGCGCTCGACATGCTCCTCGTCTGCGTCGAGGCGGGCCAGTCCCTCGATCAGGGGATCATCCGCGTCTCGAAAGAGCTGAACAAATCCTACCCGGCACTGTCGGAAGAATTCGCGATGGTCGCGCACGAGATCAAGGCCGGTCTCGACAAGGCGACCGTGCTGCGCAATTTCGGCGAACGCTCGGGCGTGCCGGATATCGCGAGCTTCGTGACCGTGATGATTCAGTCGCAGCAATTCGGCACCTCGATCGCAGAGGCCCTGCGCCTCTATGCCGCCGACATGCGCGACAAGCGGATCATGCGCGCCGAGGAAGCCGCCAACAAGATCCCGACCAAGATGACGCTGGGCACGATGATGTTCACCGTGCCGCCGCTTCTGATCATTCTTGTTGGCCCGTCGATCCATGATATGCTTGAGAACTTCAAGAATATGGGCATTTGA
- a CDS encoding prepilin peptidase, whose amino-acid sequence MLGLAPPLSALIFLVLITPVCAWVVFTDLKYMKIRNKAVLALLLIFAVAGPLLLPLDVYGWRWTHALVVFAIGYILNQIAHFGAGDAKFAAVAAPFFSHDLFDVQLTMFLLCAFLLAAFAAHRIFRAIPAVVNATPDWVSWKRKDFPMGLALVGTLWAYLLLAALG is encoded by the coding sequence ATGCTCGGTCTTGCTCCGCCTCTGTCGGCGCTGATCTTTCTGGTGCTGATCACCCCGGTTTGCGCCTGGGTGGTCTTTACCGACCTCAAATACATGAAGATCCGCAACAAGGCGGTACTGGCGCTGCTGTTGATCTTTGCGGTGGCGGGGCCGCTCCTGCTGCCGCTCGACGTCTATGGATGGCGTTGGACCCATGCGCTCGTCGTCTTCGCGATCGGCTATATCCTGAACCAGATCGCGCATTTCGGCGCGGGAGACGCGAAATTCGCCGCCGTCGCCGCGCCATTCTTCTCGCATGACCTGTTCGACGTGCAACTGACGATGTTCCTGCTCTGCGCCTTCCTGTTGGCCGCCTTCGCTGCGCATCGCATCTTTCGTGCAATCCCGGCAGTGGTGAACGCGACCCCCGACTGGGTCAGCTGGAAGCGCAAGGACTTCCCGATGGGCTTGGCGCTGGTCGGCACGCTCTGGGCGTATCTGCTGCTCGCGGCCCTCGGCTGA
- a CDS encoding AAA family ATPase translates to MTAAAIMTSEPAPIQACTVSRDVSNFDLLIEDMETELGESWGDLTFDEAVIFLGQPDAEQLEFIAIAVNGEDEDELTKISGIITEAKDRNIRVILIADEVSPIALHQLLRLGADDFVPYPLPEGALHDAIERLGQAAPPVEAAPPVHAPTFAATGNHDGVVLPVHGLSGGVGASTFAVNLAWEMATIHDGKKKKKAPSTSPKVCLLDLDLQFGAAATYLDLPRREVIYEMLADTEHMDKETFRQAMLSFNDKLDVLTAPTDMLPLDLLSGDDLERLIDMARAHYDFVVIDMPSTVVSWTETVLNKAHLYFALIELDMRSAQNVLRMQRALKSEGLPTEKLRYVLNRAPKFTDLNGKARVKRLAESLDISLELLMSDGGKQITQANDHGLPLALSAPKVPLRKEFQKLAGSLVELNEAVEAAA, encoded by the coding sequence ATGACTGCAGCAGCTATCATGACTTCGGAGCCGGCCCCGATCCAGGCGTGCACCGTGTCCCGCGATGTGTCGAATTTCGATCTGCTGATCGAGGATATGGAAACCGAGCTCGGCGAAAGCTGGGGCGATCTGACCTTCGATGAAGCGGTCATCTTCCTCGGCCAGCCCGACGCGGAACAGCTCGAGTTCATCGCGATCGCCGTCAATGGCGAAGACGAGGACGAGCTGACCAAGATTTCCGGCATCATCACCGAGGCGAAGGACCGCAACATCCGCGTCATCCTGATCGCCGATGAGGTCAGCCCGATCGCGCTGCATCAACTGTTGCGGCTCGGCGCGGATGATTTCGTCCCCTACCCGCTTCCCGAAGGCGCGCTGCACGACGCGATCGAGCGTCTTGGCCAAGCCGCCCCGCCGGTCGAAGCCGCGCCCCCCGTCCACGCGCCGACCTTTGCGGCGACCGGCAACCACGATGGTGTCGTCCTCCCGGTTCACGGCCTGTCCGGTGGCGTCGGTGCAAGCACCTTCGCGGTGAACCTCGCCTGGGAAATGGCGACGATCCACGACGGTAAAAAGAAGAAGAAAGCCCCGTCGACCTCGCCGAAAGTCTGCCTGCTCGATCTCGACCTGCAATTCGGCGCCGCCGCGACCTATCTCGACCTGCCGCGCCGCGAGGTGATCTACGAAATGCTCGCCGATACCGAGCATATGGACAAAGAGACCTTCCGACAGGCGATGCTCAGCTTCAACGACAAGCTCGACGTGCTGACCGCGCCGACCGACATGCTGCCGCTGGACCTTCTGAGCGGCGACGATCTGGAGCGCCTGATCGACATGGCGCGGGCACATTACGATTTCGTCGTGATCGACATGCCCTCGACCGTGGTCAGCTGGACCGAGACGGTGCTGAACAAGGCCCATCTCTACTTCGCGCTGATCGAGCTGGACATGCGCTCGGCCCAGAACGTGCTGCGGATGCAGCGGGCGCTGAAGTCCGAGGGGCTGCCGACCGAGAAGCTGCGTTACGTGCTCAATCGCGCGCCGAAATTCACCGATCTCAACGGCAAGGCCCGCGTGAAGCGACTGGCCGAGAGCCTCGATATCTCGCTCGAGCTGCTGATGAGCGATGGCGGCAAGCAGATCACTCAGGCCAACGATCACGGGCTGCCACTGGCGCTCTCGGCACCGAAAGTGCCGCTACGCAAGGAATTCCAGAAGCTCGCCGGCTCGCTGGTGGAGCTGAACGAAGCCGTCGAAGCAGCCGCCTGA
- a CDS encoding LytTR family DNA-binding domain-containing protein, whose translation MRAPLIRLAVNDHYVDVVTEAGQTSLLIRLADAIAETEGAPGLQVHRSHWVAREAVRAMRKEKGRVFLEMSDGEEVPVSRTYQPRVEAAGFPPSGAERMAAQ comes from the coding sequence TTGCGCGCGCCGTTGATCCGGCTTGCGGTGAATGACCACTATGTCGACGTGGTCACCGAGGCCGGGCAGACCAGTCTGCTGATCCGGCTTGCCGATGCGATCGCCGAGACCGAGGGCGCGCCAGGCCTGCAGGTCCATCGCTCGCATTGGGTGGCGCGCGAAGCGGTGCGCGCGATGCGCAAGGAGAAGGGGCGGGTCTTTCTGGAGATGTCCGACGGCGAAGAGGTGCCTGTCTCGCGCACCTACCAGCCGCGCGTCGAGGCTGCGGGCTTCCCGCCTTCCGGAGCGGAGCGGATGGCCGCGCAGTAG